In one window of Kitasatospora sp. MMS16-BH015 DNA:
- a CDS encoding MBL fold metallo-hydrolase, translating to MSAHPAAPSWSLGDLRIHRIDEITLPAETGSWLLPEATPALLAELPWLRPDFTEADAPLLVSHSFAVEADGLRILIDTGIGNGKTRANPAWHGLETDFTDRLTAAGFAPDTVDLVVTTHLHTDHVGWNTRLLEGHWEPTFPNARYLTARTEWDHWAATELDPARQQMFDDSVHPVRDSGQLDLVDLPESTGTTRRGVEIAPGVHLRPAPGHTPGQLAVELRGSARSALITGDSIHHPVQLAHPQLTSCVDLDPAQAVRTRAHLLAELADTDTLLLGTHFPHPTGGLVRTDTTGRYRLHPEPPTKTTP from the coding sequence ATGAGCGCACACCCCGCCGCCCCCTCCTGGAGCCTCGGCGACCTTCGCATCCACCGCATCGACGAGATCACCCTCCCCGCCGAGACCGGCAGCTGGCTGCTCCCCGAGGCCACCCCGGCCCTGCTCGCCGAACTGCCTTGGCTCCGGCCCGACTTCACCGAGGCCGACGCCCCGCTCCTGGTCAGTCACAGCTTCGCCGTCGAGGCCGACGGCCTGCGGATCCTGATCGACACCGGCATCGGGAACGGCAAGACCCGTGCCAACCCGGCCTGGCACGGCCTGGAGACCGACTTCACCGACCGCCTCACCGCCGCCGGGTTCGCCCCGGACACCGTCGACCTGGTCGTCACCACCCACCTGCACACCGACCACGTCGGCTGGAACACCCGTCTGCTGGAGGGTCATTGGGAGCCCACCTTCCCCAACGCCCGCTACCTGACCGCCCGCACGGAGTGGGACCACTGGGCCGCCACCGAGCTGGACCCGGCCCGGCAGCAGATGTTCGACGACTCCGTCCACCCGGTCCGCGACAGCGGGCAGCTCGACCTGGTCGACCTCCCGGAGTCCACCGGGACCACCCGCCGAGGCGTGGAGATCGCCCCCGGCGTCCACCTCCGCCCCGCCCCGGGCCACACCCCCGGCCAGCTCGCGGTCGAACTGCGCGGCAGCGCCCGCTCGGCCCTGATCACCGGCGACAGCATCCACCACCCCGTCCAGCTCGCCCACCCGCAGCTGACCAGCTGCGTGGACCTCGACCCCGCCCAGGCCGTCCGCACCCGCGCCCACCTGCTGGCCGAGCTCGCCGACACCGACACCCTGCTGCTCGGCACCCACTTCCCCCACCCCACCGGCGGCCTGGTCCGCACCGACACCACCGGCCGCTACCGCCTCCACCCCGAGCCACCCACCAAGACGACTCCGTGA
- a CDS encoding TetR/AcrR family transcriptional regulator: MEAAEGRAGLTVPAIAAAAGVTPSTVYRRWGDLATLLADVAVERLRPDGPPADHGGLRADLAAWAEQFTEELATPAGRRYLRDAVGGADPDDTPGAATTPSTTAAHRCSDHAAAQLTAIGVRAAGRGEAVPSVESLLDTVVAPLVYRLLFRPDGLTPAYAHALVEAALRDHP, from the coding sequence CTGGAAGCGGCCGAGGGCCGGGCGGGCCTGACCGTCCCCGCGATCGCCGCCGCCGCAGGGGTGACCCCGTCCACCGTCTACCGCCGCTGGGGCGACCTCGCGACCCTGCTCGCCGACGTGGCCGTGGAGCGCCTCAGGCCGGACGGCCCGCCGGCCGACCACGGCGGCCTCCGCGCCGACCTCGCCGCCTGGGCCGAGCAGTTCACCGAGGAGCTCGCCACCCCCGCCGGACGCCGCTACCTACGCGATGCCGTCGGCGGCGCCGATCCCGACGACACACCGGGCGCCGCCACGACCCCGAGCACCACCGCCGCCCACCGCTGCTCCGACCACGCCGCCGCCCAGCTGACGGCCATCGGAGTCCGCGCGGCCGGCCGAGGCGAAGCCGTCCCGAGCGTCGAATCCCTGCTGGACACCGTGGTGGCCCCCCTGGTCTACCGTCTGCTCTTCCGCCCGGACGGCCTCACCCCCGCCTACGCCCACGCCCTGGTCGAGGCCGCCCTACGCGACCACCCCTGA
- a CDS encoding polysaccharide lyase family 7 protein — MADARSPRTFAALVLTTLLLSGCSATTAHGHARPTTAPETTAAPETTADDDITDAADSTVPLAGWKLTLPVDSAGRPSGTAVELDPAKVSPPWLTRAADGALTFWAPVAGARTPNSEHARTELVSTHDFAFGTGPTHTLAATLRVTQAPAQTDDVCVGQIHGGGPIRSVAFEMLHWRAGAIVSVVKQALQGSGSQTDTVLTGVPLGARFSYTVTDQGNGDILVTATYNGKTHRITQHTTAAFHATDQRFQAGDYQQAVTSTSSTDGGRVTFSSLATS; from the coding sequence ATGGCCGACGCCCGCTCGCCCCGTACCTTCGCCGCCCTGGTCCTCACCACTCTCCTCCTCTCCGGCTGCTCGGCCACCACCGCCCACGGCCACGCCCGGCCCACCACCGCACCCGAGACCACCGCCGCACCCGAGACCACCGCCGACGACGACATCACCGACGCCGCCGACTCCACCGTCCCGCTCGCCGGCTGGAAGCTCACCCTGCCGGTGGACAGCGCCGGCCGGCCCAGTGGCACGGCGGTGGAGCTCGACCCGGCCAAGGTGAGCCCGCCCTGGCTGACCCGGGCCGCGGACGGCGCCCTCACCTTCTGGGCCCCGGTGGCCGGTGCCAGGACGCCCAACTCCGAGCACGCCCGCACCGAGCTCGTCTCCACCCACGACTTCGCCTTCGGCACCGGCCCCACCCACACCCTGGCCGCCACCCTGCGCGTCACCCAGGCCCCCGCCCAGACCGACGACGTCTGCGTGGGCCAGATCCACGGCGGCGGCCCGATCCGCTCGGTCGCCTTCGAGATGCTGCACTGGCGGGCCGGCGCCATCGTCTCGGTGGTCAAGCAGGCGCTCCAGGGCAGCGGTTCACAGACCGACACCGTGCTCACCGGCGTCCCGCTCGGCGCCCGGTTCTCCTACACCGTCACCGACCAGGGCAACGGCGACATCCTGGTCACCGCCACGTACAACGGCAAGACCCACCGGATCACCCAGCACACCACCGCCGCCTTCCACGCCACCGACCAGCGCTTCCAGGCCGGCGACTACCAGCAGGCCGTCACCAGCACCTCCTCCACCGACGGCGGCCGGGTCACCTTCTCCAGCCTCGCCACCTCCTGA
- a CDS encoding glutathione peroxidase, with amino-acid sequence MSLYDIPLRTLAGEPATLADHKGKALLLVNVASKCGLTPQYAGLERLQQRYAERGFTVLGFPCNQFLGQEPGSAEEIQTFCSTTYGVSFPLFEKIDVNGDDRHPLYAKLTETADAEGAAGDVQWNFEKFLIAADGTVAGRFRPRTEPEDAELIAAIEAQLPA; translated from the coding sequence GTGAGCCTGTACGACATCCCGCTCCGCACCCTCGCGGGCGAGCCCGCCACCCTCGCCGACCACAAGGGCAAGGCCCTCCTCCTGGTCAACGTGGCCTCCAAGTGCGGGCTGACCCCACAGTACGCCGGGCTGGAGCGCCTCCAGCAGCGCTACGCGGAGCGCGGCTTCACCGTCCTGGGCTTCCCGTGCAACCAGTTCCTGGGCCAGGAGCCGGGCAGCGCCGAGGAGATCCAGACCTTCTGCTCCACCACCTACGGCGTCTCCTTCCCGCTCTTCGAGAAGATCGACGTCAACGGCGACGACCGCCACCCGCTCTACGCCAAGCTCACCGAGACGGCCGACGCCGAGGGTGCGGCGGGCGACGTCCAGTGGAACTTCGAGAAGTTCCTGATCGCCGCCGACGGCACCGTGGCCGGCCGCTTCCGCCCCCGCACCGAGCCGGAGGACGCCGAGCTGATCGCCGCCATCGAGGCCCAGCTCCCCGCCTGA